Proteins from a single region of Theileria parva strain Muguga chromosome 1, complete sequence, whole genome shotgun sequence:
- the syvn1 gene encoding Ring finger domain protein, with protein MLEDMLCRYAIVSHLLLACSIGHISTTVNGFYDIITRFLSNKTCLAILYNYCLMLYIYCCKIPIFIFLGTLTQLESEELIENIRNYIMDTVLFLILSKPRFNGKEVLMSDLVKCITLLTSLKSFHIILNIRLSHMFEIDIPKFMKIFRICSFIYVLSLINCFLLNLFFINLNNKNTFTLWVLFELLGMFINLLFSTFKFIINLFDLYQSNGLINKMIILFYIELLHDILSLLIFTVFMIVFFINNPINIPIYMIIDIIHVSKNLFNRIKMLIEYRKISKLLYTKYKCADDEKNLNCIICRDVITVNSRKLECGHVFHLNCLKSWLFQHNNCPSCRKLIYNSNAITINMSIQVLDNVLYNIEIFVLNKMKSLVKKASKMIKNLKTNLLHYNVTLKTTQSRHLEYYLYNSVTHEFVKLSTSTNETNDNLRENLTEDKKAPDGNSLMLRIGMINVMKKYYFSNYYLIMCNSDTETDNTASDNSSGVDGSDGTANNLPKDNVQELFSWLNTAIMTSSRDDLNALYNKLLYVLSFLYLSTNLLTKQFLTSSQSSNEGLDSNNSGSTSNKPSYEPEIKKLHVKKLILSKDYHLLLLKMCKKNYHFNFKAFSNNISLFQNIVNIV; from the exons TTTACTATTGGCCTGTTCTATCGGTCATATCTCTACTACCGTTAACGGATTTTACGATATTATTACGagatttttatcaaataaaaCCTGCCTAGCA attttgTACAATTATTGCTTAATGTTGTATATTTACTGTTGTAAAATACCAATTTTCATCTTCCTAGGAACTCTAACACAACTAGAATCTGAG GAATTAATTGAGAATATAAGGAATTATATAATGGACACCGTTTTGTTTTTAATACTGAGTAAGCCTAGATTTAACGGTAAAGAAGTGTTAATGTCGGACCTTGTCAAGTGTATCACCTTACTCACCTCCTTAAAGTCATTTCATATCATACTGAACATACGTTTATCTCAT ATGTTCGAAATTGATATACcaaaatttatgaaaatcTTCCGGATTTGCTCctttatttatgttttgAGCCTAATTAACTGCTTCCTGCTCAActtatttttcataaatttaaataataaaaatactttcACTCTTTGGGTTCTTTTCgag ttACTGGGAATGttcataaatttgttattttcaaCGTTCAAATTCATTATCAACCTCTTTGATTTATATCAGTCGAATG gGCTCATAAACAAAATGATCATACTCTTTTATATTGAATTATTGCATGACATATTATCACTGCTAATATTCACC GTTTTTATGATCGTCTTCTTCATCAACAACCCTATCAACATTCCGATCTACATGATTATAGATATTATTCAT GTCTCGAAAAACCTATTCAATCgtattaaaatgttaattgaATATCGGAAAATTTCAAAACTACTCTACACCAA ATACAAGTGTGCGGATGATGAGAAGAATTTGAACTGTATAATATGCCGCGACGTTATCACAGTCAATAGCAGAAAACTGGAGTGCGGGCACGTGTTTCATCTGAACTGCCTAAAATCATGGCTCTTCCAACATAACAACTGTCCAAGCTGCAGGAAACTTATTTACAACTCAA ATGCCATAACCATAAATATGAGCATACAAGTGCTGGACAACGTTCTGTATAATATAGAAATATTCGTGTTGAACAAGATGAAGTCGTTGGTTAAAAAGGCGTCGAAGatgattaaaaatttgaaaacgAACCTACTACACTACAACGTCACGTTGAAAACAACGCAATCGAGACATTTGgaatattatttgtacaATAGTGTGACTCACGAGTTTGTCAAATTGTCAACCTCTACGAATGAAACgaatgataatttaaggGAGAATTTAACTGAAGATAAAAAAGCTCCGGATGGAAACAGTTTGATGTTAAGAATTGGCATGATCAACGTAATGAAGAAGTACTATTTCTCAAATTACTACCTTATTATGTGTAATTCCGACACAGAAACGGATAACACCGCATCAGACAATTCCAGTGGTGTTGATGGTAGCGATGGCACTGCTAATAACTTGCCGAAGGACAATGTTCAGGAGCTGTTCAGTTGGTTAAATACGGCAATAATGACAAGTTCCCGTGATGATTTAAATGCTCTATATAACAAGTTGTTATATGTTCTCTCGTTCCTCTACCTCTCAACAAATTTGTTGACGAAACAGTTTTTAACTAGTTCTCAGAGTTCAAACGAAGGTTTGGATTCTAACAATTCGGGGTCAACATCCAACAAACCCTCGTATGAGCctgaaataaaaaaattacacgtgaagaaattaattttaagtaagGATTATCATTTGTTACTGCTGAAGATGTGTAAGAAGAACTaccattttaattttaaggcCTTTTCAAATAACATTTCATTATTCcaaaatattgttaatattgtttaa